A genome region from Pyrenophora tritici-repentis strain M4 chromosome 9, whole genome shotgun sequence includes the following:
- a CDS encoding hydrolase (HAD superfamily), whose amino-acid sequence MSPSKPFVQKKKLLLCLDAFGTLFTPKVPIPVGYARAAARHGIDGIEDTENPREIARRFKKSFSEESAKNPNYGKASGMLVDQWWENVIRGVFNPMLGPTQRFPQGLTKELMRTYSSNAGYTLYKDVKPFFSMLQRAKREAQLQVRTPTHPWPWEKTIVGIITNSDYRVPYILTSLGLNVMNRRYKEPCHTALMEEEETDISFIIMSYDVGIEKPDAAIYKAAEELLGDDIEDYEKLHVGDDVDTDYQGAKDAGWDRVLLLRGEEECRVAGKGVQRIEVENKQGRFKTVDAVNSLLDLDTWQPKQRKRRFVR is encoded by the coding sequence ATGTCACCCTCTAAACCGTTTGTACAAAAAAAGAAACTCCTCCTCTGTCTGGATGCCTTTGGGACCCTCTTCACACCTAAAGTACCCATTCCCGTGGGCTATGCGCGCGCCGCTGCGCGTCACGGGATCGATGGGATCGAAGATACCGAAAACCCGCGCGAAATAGCAAGGCGGTTCAAAAAGTCCTTTTCAGAGGAGTCAGCCAAAAATCCAAACTATGGAAAAGCCAGCGGGATGCTTGTAGACCAGTGGTGGGAAAACGTCATCCGCGGTGTCTTTAACCCTATGCTCGGGCCAACACAAAGATTCCCCCAAGGCTTAACAAAGGAACTCATGCGAACGTATAGTTCCAATGCTGGATATACTCTCTACAAAGACGTCAAACCTTTCTTTTCCATGCTGCAGAGGGCGAAACGGGAAGCTCAATTGCAAGTCAGAACACCCACGCATCCCTGGCCATGGGAAAAGACCATCGTGGGCATCATCACAAACTCCGACTACCGCGTCCCCTACATTCTAACCTCTCTTGGTCTAAACGTCATGAACAGACGATACAAGGAACCCTGCCATACAGCGCTCatggaagaagaagagacagacATCAGCTTCATCATCATGTCCTACGATGTCGGGATCGAGAAACCCGATGCGGCAATCTACAAAGCAGCAGAAGAGTTGCTGGGTGATGACATTGAAGATTATGAGAAGCTACACGTTGGAGATGATGTAGACACGGATTATCAGGGTGCCAAGGACGCAGGATGGGACAGAGTATTACTACTTAGAGGCGAGGAAGAATGTCGTGTTGCAGGAAAGGGCGTCCAACGAATAGAAGTAGAGAACAAACAAGGACGCTTCAAAACTGTCGATGCGGTCAATAGCTTATTGGATCTCGACACCTGGCAGCCCAAACAGCGGAAGAGGAGGTTCGTACGCTAA
- a CDS encoding Glycos-transf-2 multi-domain protein, producing the protein MAPTELNKNKYSVLLPTYNERRNLPIITWLLNKTFTEENLDWELIIIDDGSPDGTQEIAAQLQKVYTPERIQIRARAGKLGLGTAYVHGLQFATGNFVIIMDADFSHHPKFIAPMIALQKTKNYDIVTGTRYAGDGGVFGWDLKRKFVSRGANLFADTVLRPGVSDLTGSFRLYKKEVLQKVIRSTESKGYTFQMEMMVRAKAMGCTVAEVPISFVDRLYGESKLGGDEIVEYAKGVLALWMKV; encoded by the exons ATGGCGCCGACAGAATTAAACAAGAACAAGTACTCTGTGCTTCTACCCACGTACAATGAGCGTCGCAACCTGCCCATCATAACGTGGTTGCTAAACAAGACCTTCACCGAGGA GAACCTCGACTGGGAACTCATCATCATCGACGACGGCTCCCCCGACGGCACCCAAGAAATCGCCGCCCAGCTCCAAAAAGTATACACCCCGGAACGCATCCAAATCCGCGCCCGCGCCGGTAAACTGGGTCTCGGCACCGCCTACGTCCACGGCCTCCAGTTCGCCACGGGAAACTTCGTCATCATCATGGACGCAGACTTTTCGCACCACCCAAAGTTCATCGCGCCCATGATTGCGCTGCAGAAGACCAAGAACTACGACATCGTCACCGGTACTCGGTATGCGGGTGATGGCGGCGTGTTTGGCTGGGATCTCAAGCGCAAGTTTGTGAGCAGGGGTGCGAATTTGTTCGCGGATACGGTGCTGAGACCGGGTGTGAGTGATTTGACCGGCAGCTTTAGGCTGTATAAGAAGGAGGTGCTGCAAAAGGTTATTCGTAGTACCGAGAGTAAGGGGTATACGTTTCAGATGGAGATGATGGTCAGGGCGAAGGCCATGGGGTGTACGGTTGCGGAAGTGCCGATTTCGTTTGTCGATCGGTTGTATGGTGAGAGTAAGCTGGGTGGCGATGAGATTGTCGAGTATGCCAAGGGTGTGCTGGCGTTGTGGATGAAGGTCTAG
- a CDS encoding TPR-16 domain containing protein, translating to MQAPSRGGHSRVVSGDERRRTALVRRTTKGPLDDDIVDDPLAESAPTQPSRIRSPVRAEASQQPHNGPTRGIDDMPSKDFSFLQDPQAYHVLSVTNVPPPFLNAPHAPPVSSPIDSLLLSGHYRLAAVAAARNLVSAAPGDHDTLFHLVHIRLACLCLLQEHALAAQEAKVLGDLNSTFYRHPLTNAHLVPWDLRLLVVRLAALGYGEWRKGIMGYYELARECRENILRRPDDEKPMWRSRLRDCGIRVANVLVEMGDLEGAGRHLGTLVADGEQSREISIMETLVWLRVGDMQSARRCLARASEVSPDELVDDTLRALVQLADADYPAATASFEALREKFPEDAMVAQNLAVCLLYTGRISDAANILSELVDQSPPFHSLVLNLSTVYELCTEKNRDKKLALAEKMASRKGGDGVGWELSNAEFKL from the exons ATGCAAGCACCGAGTAGAGGAGGGCATAGCCGTGTCGTTTCGGGCGATGAGCGACGTCGAA CTGCCCTTGTCCGGCGCACGACAAAGGGTCCCCTCGACGATGACATAGTTGATGA TCCCCTTGCCGAAAGCGCACCCACTCAACCCTCTCGTATCCGCTCTCCAGTACGTGCTGAGGCATCTCAACAACCACACAATGGCCCAACTCGTGGCATCGACGACATGCCGTCCAAAGACTTTAGTTTCCTGCAAGACCCACAAGCATACCACGTCCTCTCCGTAACCAATGTACCTCCACCTTTTCTCAATGCGCCCCATGCGCCGCCCGTATCCTCGCCTATAGACTCACTACTATTATCCGGACACTACCGTcttgctgctgttgctgccGCGCGCAACCTCGTCTCAGCTGCGCCAGGCGACCATGACACACTATTCCATTTGGTACATATCCGCCTAGCATGTCTCTGTCTATTGCAAGAGCATGCGCTGGCTGCGCAGGAAGCGAAAGTTTTGGGCGATTTGAATAGTACCTTCTACAGGCACCCTCTCACCAACGCGCATCTCGTGCCTTGGGATCTGCGACTTTTGGTGGTGCGACTGGCTGCGCTGGGGTATGGAGAGTGGCGCAAGGGCATAATGGGATACTATGAGCTTGCGCGCGAGTGTCGGGAGAACATACTCAGGCGTCCAGACGACGAAAAGCCAATGTGGCGGTCTCGATTACGAGACTGTGGTATTCGCGTCGCAAACGTTCTGGTAGAGATGGGCGATCTCGAGGGCGCGGGAAGACATCTGGGCACGCTCGTTGCTGATGGTGAGCAATCGAGAGAGATTTCCATTATGGAGACACTGGTGTGGTTGAGGGTGGGCGACATGCAGTCAGCACGGCGTTGTCTAGCACGAGCTTCCGAGGTATCCCCAGATGAGTTGGTGGACGACACACTCAGAGCCCTTGTTCAGTTGGCTGACGCCGACTATCCCGCTGCGACGGCTTCCTTTGAGGCTCTTCGCGAGAAGTTTCCCGAAGATGCCATGGTTGCGCAGAACCTCGCCGTCTGTTTGCTTTACACAGGACGCATCTCGGATGCGGCTAATATCCTGAGCGAGCTGGTAGACCAGAGTCCGCCTTTCCACTCACTAGTTTTGAATTTGAGCACAGTGTATGAGCTCTGTACTGAGAAGAATAGAGATAAGAAACTCGCCTTGGCAGAGAAGATGGCGAGTAGGAAAGGGGGTGATGGAGTAGGATGGGAGCTGAGCAATGCCGAGTTCAAATTGTAG
- a CDS encoding IlvB, Thiamine pyrophosphate-requiring enzyme, whose translation MQQSRTRAVNALKGTRNFSTTAQRCGISPFRRPAKVVPSKVTKDEAKRPQSTAAAATQTQSRSRPSPAFNREDYSEVQPLKQYRSPAMDHSFVGMTGGEIFHEMMLRQGVKHIFGYPGGAILPVFDAIYQSKHFDFILPRHEQGAGHMAEGYARASGKPGVVLVTSGPGATNVVTPMQDALMDGTPLIVFCGQVVTSAIGSDAFQEADMIGITRPCTKWNVLVKNVAELPRRINEAFEIATSGRPGPVLVDLPKDVTASVLQRAIPMSSSLPTTVSAATIAARELSKQQLDNSIRRSANLINMAKKPVIYAGQGIMQTENGPQLLKELADKVNIPVTTTLQGLGGFDELDPKSLHMLGMHGSAYANMAMQEADLILALGARFDDRITGAISKFAPAAKAAAAEGRGGIIHFEIMPKNINKVIQATEAVEGDLGVNLKHLLPLVNKVEDRPEWLGQIAAWKERFPWAYEKEGENGLIKPQTVMETLSNLTADRKEETILTTGVGQHQMWCAQHYRWRYPRTMITSGGLGTMGYGLPAAIGAKVARPDCMVIDIDGDSSFSMTLTELSTAAEFNIGVKVIILNNEEQGMVTQWQTLFYTDRFAHTHQRNADFVKLGDAMGVQAKRCTKPDELEASLKWLLATDGPALLEIVTDQKVPVLPMVPAGSALHEFMVYDEKATKERRAQTKSRSGR comes from the exons ATGCAACAGTCACGCACACGAGCCGTGAATGCTCTCAAGGGCACACGTAACTTTTCCACCACAGCCCAAAGATGCGGTATCTCGCCTTTCCGCAGACCTGCGAAAGTTGTCCCGAGTAAAGTCACAAAAGATGAGGCAAAACGACCGCAGAGTACCGCAGCAGCGGCTACACAAACACAGTCACGGTCGCGGCCGTCACCCGCTTTCAATCGCGAAGACTACAGCGAAGTCCAGCCTCTGAAGCAGTACCGGTCGCCAGCCATGGACCATTCCTTTGTTGGCATGACTGGTGGAGAAATCTTCCACGAAATGATGCTCCGCCAGGGCGTCAAGCACATCT TCGGCTACCCCGGTGGTGCCATTCTACCCGTTTTCGATGCCATCTACCAGTCAAAACATTTTGATTTTATCCTCCCGCGGCACGAACAAGGCGCCGGCCATATGGCCGAGGGTTACGCCCGCGCAAGCGGCAAGCCCGGTGTGGTGCTCGTCACATCTGGACCCGGCGCAACCAACGTCGTCACACCAATGCAGGATGCGCTCATGGATGGAACCCCTCTGATAGTCTTTTGTGGACAGGTCGTTACCAGCGCAATTGGATCAGATGCTTTCCAGGAAGCTGACATGATTGGCATCACTCGGCCATGCACCAAGTGGAATGTTCTTGTCAAGAACGTCGCAGAGCTGCCGCGGAGAATCAACGAGGCCTTTGAGATTGCGACAAGTGGACGGCCAGGTCCTGTTCTTGTTGATCTGCCCAAGGATGTCACAGCCAGTGTTCTCCAGAGGGCTATTCCCATGAGCAGCAGCCTACCCACCACTGTCAGCGCTGCGACTATTGCGGCAAGAGAGCTTAGCAAGCAGCAGCTGGACAACTCGATACGGAGATCTGCCAACTTGATCAACATGGCCAAGAAGCCCGTCATCTATGCCGGTCAAGGTATCATGCAGACTGAGAATGGACCCCAGCTTCTAAAGGAACTTGCGGACAAGGTCAACATCCCCGTGACCACCACTCTGCAGGGTCTTGGAGGATTTGATGAGCTCGACCCCAAGTCCCTGCATATGCTCGGTATGCACGGCTCAGCTTATGCGAACATGGCTATGCAGGAGGCAGACCTCATTCTCGCCCTCGGTGCACGCTTCGACGATCGTATCACTGGCGCCATCTCCAAGTTCGCTCCTGCAGCAAAGGCGGCAGCGGCAGAGGGCCGTGGTGGAATCATTCATTTCGAAATTatgcccaagaacatcaacaAGGTCATCCAGGCGACCGAAGCTGTAGAGGGCGATCTCGGGGTCAACCTAAAGCATCTCCTTCCTCTTGTCAACAAGGTGGAGGACAGACCAGAGTGGTTGGGTCAAATCGCAGCCTGGAAGGAACGTTTCCCATGGGCCTATGAGAAGGAGGGCGAGAATGGCCTAATCAAGCCGCAGACCGTCATGGAGACGCTGTCAAATCTCACTGCAGACCGCAAAGAGGAAACCATCCTCACTACTGGTGTCGGACAACATCAGATGTGGTGTGCTCAGCATTACCGCTGGCGATACCCCCGCACCATGATTACTTCCGGAGGTCTCGGAACGATGGGTTATGGTCTCCCCGCCGCCATCGGAGCCAAGGTCGCTCGCCCTGACTGCATGGTCATCGACATTGATGGTGACTCATCCTTTAGCATGACCCTGACGGAACTTTCCACTGCCGCCGAGTTCAACATTGGTGTCAAGGTCATCATTCTCAACAACGAAGAACAGGGTATGGTGACGCAATGGCAGACCCTCTTTTACACCGATCGCTTCGCGCACACACATCAGCGCAACGCCGACTTTGTCAAGCTCGGTGATGCGATGGGTGTCCAGGCAAAGCGCTGCACCAAGCCGGATGAGCTCGAAGCCTCTCTCAAGTGGCTTCTAGCGACCGATGGTCCCGCTCTTCTCGAAATCGTTACCGACCAAAAGGTTCCTGTGCTGCCCATGGTACCGGCTGGTAGTGCGCTCCATGAATTTATGGTCTATGATGAGA AAGCCACCAAGGAACGTAGAGCACAAACAAAGTCTAGGTCAGGCCGGTAA
- a CDS encoding SWAP multi-domain protein has translation MSFKFSLGAAKTGKAPLNAKAKEEAEAKAREEKNALDKVMADLEEEHGAKKSVLGEPERQQETEEVFVPTGSKRHFTGRARTMKSGPGTLEAEPFDGYSRPGPGMGRLAPQVPSKFARAMPTGPAAQDGSKQAENVYTTVVAKASNLPPAIDPRRVEELFAAFPSLKVTRVERVPPQGPAASGRPSATMKVVFDKDVTARDLDDAMNKLNDKMYLGRGYYLHLDRYLGGRSVDTAQRAEPFGARWQAPDVPKGYAPPPDLGGGGNARNRPREDREQLIVTANQPPDIATLKLVHQTIEGVILGGVEFEAALMNDPQVQEEERFAWLYDQKHPVNRYYRWRLHQIVCDSPDAEIFKNHGIWRGPADPLPHEFVDDLQTFEPEDTPIDSDDEDEKEKPLYKPLPVGDNYPGRVDNGHGIMDPKSRAMLLWLITHMPPGSIVVDEIAAVATFAMDHTNQGMDEVIHILVSNIIQPFQLTETNMKFKGDLDGKDDIRRPDLRQVTVNALRLLSDVLLVAPSGPSGSYKYRQAIGTELVARKVFEHLEQLPTQLEMGRMTERSYRDEVNSILRVWQDERLFDEGPLRHIDEAFNARERQKEEEEQAKRLAEKRKRKGKVVRRAVSASADEQSEDRMDVDDAQTPEAATPDAPVMEEPAEQAVPEEVPKPAPQPLIPGETAVERARRLRPKAEDMFALDDV, from the coding sequence ATGTCGTTCAAGTTCTCACTAGGGGCTGCGAAAACCGGCAAGGCGCCATTGAACGCCAAAGCAAAAGAAGAGGCCGAAGCGAAGGCGCGCGAAGAGAAGAATGCCCTGGATAAGGTCATGGCCGATCTCGAGGAGGAACACGGAGCTAAAAAGAGTGTATTGGGAGAGCCGGAGCGTCAGCAAGAGACTGAAGAAGTTTTCGTCCCGACAGGGAGCAAGAGGCATTTCACAGGCAGGGCGCGCACTATGAAGAGCGGACCGGGTACACTCGAAGCTGAGCCTTTCGATGGCTACTCAAGACCAGGCCCAGGTATGGGAAGACTCGCGCCGCAGGTTCCCTCGAAATTTGCAAGGGCAATGCCTACAGGTCCCGCTGCGCAAGATGGCTCCAAGCAGGCGGAGAATGTATACACGACGGTCGTAGCAAAAGCCTCAAACCTACCACCCGCAATCGACCCCCGTCGCGTGGAAGAACTATTCGCTGCATTCCCCTCACTCAAGGTCACAAGGGTTGAGAGGGTTCCACCACAGGGCCCCGCCGCGAGCGGTCGGCCGTCCGCAACGATGAAGGTCGTATTCGACAAGGATGTGACTGCGCGCGACCTCGACGACGCCATGAACAAGCTCAACGATAAGATGTATTTGGGCAGGGGCTATTATCTACATTTGGACAGATATCTTGGTGGTCGTTCAGTGGATACCGCACAACGTGCAGAGCCCTTTGGCGCACGATGGCAGGCACCCGATGTACCCAAAGGCTATGCGCCCCCTCCAGATCTAGGCGGTGGTGGAAACGCTAGAAATAGGCCACGCGAAGACAGGGAGCAGCTCATAGTCACCGCCAACCAACCCCCGGATATCGCTACACTGAAGCTGGTACACCAGACCATCGAAGGTGTTATACTTGGTGGGGTTGAGTTTGAGGCTGCTTTGATGAACGACCCGCAAGTTCAAGAGGAGGAACGATTTGCTTGGCTCTACGATCAGAAGCACCCCGTGAACCGATACTACCGTTGGCGTCTACATCAGATTGTTTGCGATAGCCCCGATGCCGAGATCTTCAAGAATCATGGCATCTGGCGAGGTCCAGCAGATCCACTTCCCCATGAGTTTGTTGACGATTTACAAACATTTGAACCAGAGGACACTCCTATAGACAGTGATGACGAAGACGAAAAGGAGAAGCCTCTATACAAGCCTCTCCCAGTTGGTGACAACTATCCTGGTCGCGTCGACAATGGACACGGCATCATGGATCCTAAATCACGCGCCATGTTACTATGGTTGATCACTCACATGCCGCCTGGCAGCATTGTGGTCGACGAAATCGCAGCTGTTGCTACCTTTGCAATGGATCACACCAATCAAGGCATGGATGAGGTCATTCACATTCTCGTGTCAAATATCATACAGCCTTTCCAGTTGACGGAGACAAACATGAAGTTCAAGGGGGATTTGGACGGAAAGGATGACATTCGCCGTCCGGATCTTCGACAGGTGACTGTGAACGCTCTTCGACTCCTTTCAGATGTGCTTCTAGTCGCTCCATCAGGGCCTTCCGGTTCCTACAAATACAGACAAGCTATCGGCACAGAGCTCGTGGCCCGCAAAGTCTTTGAGCATCTCGAGCAACTCCCCACGCAGCTGGAGATGGGCCGTATGACTGAGAGGAGCTATAGAGACGAGGTCAACTCGATCCTTAGGGTATGGCAAGATGAGCGTCTATTCGACGAGGGTCCTCTCCGCCATATCGACGAGGCATTTAATGCGCGCGAGAGGCAAAAGGAGGAGGAAGAACAGGCAAAGCGGTTGGCAGAGAAGAGGAAGCGCAAGGGCAAAGTCGTGCGTAGGGCAGTCAGCGCCAGCGCAGATGAGCAGAGCGAGGACAGGATGGACGTGGACGACGCGCAGACTCCTGAAGCAGCAACCCCAGATGCACCAGTCATGGAGGAACCTGCAGAACAGGCTGTGCCGGAAGAAGTCCCCAAGCCGGCGCCCCAGCCTCTTATTCCAGGCGAGACGGCAGTGGAGAGGGCTCGCCGGTTACGCCCGAAGGCGGAGGACATGTTTGCGCTTGACGACGTGTAG